The following are encoded together in the Synergistota bacterium genome:
- a CDS encoding flavodoxin family protein, producing the protein MKTLVVVYSRTGITLSLAKKIARELQADLEIIRDNVNRKGVLGFLRSGYEAVRKKFRP; encoded by the coding sequence GTGAAAACGCTTGTAGTGGTTTATTCAAGAACTGGGATTACCCTTTCTCTGGCTAAGAAGATAGCCAGAGAACTTCAAGCTGATCTTGAGATCATTAGAGACAATGTGAATAGAAAGGGAGTCCTTGGTTTTCTTCGCTCGGGATATGAGGCGGTGAGAAAAAAATTCCGTCCATAG
- a CDS encoding isoprenylcysteine carboxylmethyltransferase family protein, producing the protein MYRESIIHLIGHIVYITLYGVLIVSAVLFYNSLNSVRLLCAGWIILVVGIIFLMWASKSRKKGRMEENLIEIGAYAFVRHPGFLGHILIVFALVIISQHWVSLIVGAILISLLCFAMIEEEKRNIKKFGEAYGDYIKRVPRMNLVAGIIRQIRSRREDGNE; encoded by the coding sequence CATTATCCACTTGATTGGCCACATAGTGTATATTACTTTATATGGGGTGCTAATAGTGTCTGCTGTTCTTTTCTATAATTCTCTTAATTCAGTTAGGTTACTATGTGCAGGGTGGATAATCTTAGTTGTTGGTATTATTTTTCTAATGTGGGCAAGCAAATCACGGAAGAAAGGGCGCATGGAGGAAAATCTCATCGAGATTGGTGCATATGCTTTTGTTCGCCATCCCGGATTTTTAGGACATATATTGATAGTTTTCGCACTGGTTATTATTTCACAGCACTGGGTCAGCTTGATTGTTGGTGCGATCTTAATCTCTCTATTGTGTTTTGCCATGATAGAGGAGGAAAAGAGAAACATAAAGAAGTTTGGTGAAGCGTACGGTGATTATATAAAGAGAGTTCCGAGGATGAATTTAGTAGCTGGAATTATCAGGCAAATACGCAGCAGAAGGGAAGATGGCAACGAGTGA